In Deltaproteobacteria bacterium GWC2_55_46, a single window of DNA contains:
- a CDS encoding zinc transporter ZupT, translating into MTDIWFALGLTVLAGMATGIGSAIAFFARRTNYRFLSVSTGFSAGVMLYVSFVEIFVKGTSALTDAYGGYWGHWVNAASFFGGILLIGLIDNLVPAAKNPHETHPNAETAPLHNSSAPMPDFAAIAEGSRNADSGMHDHGKHNTRLLRMGLFTALAIAIHNFPEGLATFLAALQSPGVGIAIAVAIALHNIPEGISVSVPIYYATGNRRKAFAYSVLSGLAEPVGAIAAYLILWLIVGNGGGVPPQVMGVMFGGIAGVMVYISLDGLLPTSRAYGKGHDSIFGLVSGMGLMALSLLLMK; encoded by the coding sequence ATGACGGATATCTGGTTTGCGCTGGGGCTTACGGTCCTTGCTGGCATGGCAACCGGCATCGGCAGTGCGATAGCTTTTTTCGCGAGGCGGACGAACTACCGGTTTCTTTCGGTATCGACCGGCTTCTCCGCAGGGGTCATGCTATATGTTTCTTTTGTAGAGATATTCGTAAAGGGGACCAGCGCGCTCACCGACGCTTACGGGGGCTATTGGGGGCACTGGGTCAACGCTGCTTCTTTTTTCGGCGGCATTCTGCTTATCGGCCTTATAGATAATCTTGTCCCGGCGGCGAAGAACCCCCATGAGACGCACCCTAACGCCGAGACGGCGCCGCTGCATAATTCATCCGCTCCAATGCCGGATTTCGCTGCAATAGCAGAAGGCTCGCGAAATGCCGATTCAGGCATGCACGACCACGGCAAACACAATACAAGGCTCCTTCGCATGGGCCTCTTTACGGCCCTGGCGATAGCGATACACAACTTTCCTGAGGGGCTCGCTACATTTTTAGCCGCCCTGCAAAGCCCTGGCGTAGGAATAGCCATAGCCGTAGCGATAGCGCTCCACAATATCCCCGAGGGCATAAGCGTGTCGGTGCCCATCTATTACGCTACCGGGAACCGGCGCAAGGCATTTGCATATTCGGTATTGAGCGGGCTTGCGGAGCCTGTCGGCGCGATAGCGGCCTACCTTATACTTTGGTTGATCGTCGGCAACGGCGGGGGAGTGCCTCCGCAGGTAATGGGGGTCATGTTCGGCGGCATAGCCGGCGTCATGGTCTATATCAGCCTTGACGGCCTCCTGCCCACGAGCCGGGCATACGGCAAAGGGCATGACAGCATATTCGGGCTTGTGTCAGGGATGGGGCTGATGGCGTTGAGCCTGCTCTTGATGAAGTGA